The Paramicrobacterium fandaimingii DNA segment CGCTGTTCGCTCCCAGAATCTGCACCCACAGCTCGGGCGCGCTCGACGCAATGCGCACGGTGTCCCGCAGCCCCTGGCCCGTCAGCCGGAGCGCCGCATCGGGGGCATCGACGAGTCGGGCCGCGAGAAGACTCGACACAAGCTGGGGAACGTGCGAAACAAGGCCGACGGCCTCATCGTGCTGGTCCGGCGTCATCTCGATCGGAGTCGCACCGACATCGAGCGCGAGGTCCTCGATGACCGCAAGCGCATGACGTGGCGTCCACTTGTCGCGGCAGATCACCCAGGGGCGACCGGCAAAAAGGTCGGCGCGAGCCGAGATTGCCCCGCCGCGCTCTCGTCCCGCCATGGGGTGAGAGCCGATGTACAGAGACAGGTCGAGCCCTCGCGCCTTCAGGTCGAGGTACGGCGCCGTCTTCACACTCGCCACGTCGGTGACGACGGCTCGGGGGTAGCGAGCAAGCTCCATGGCGACGACATCAGCGACAACGTCGGGGGGAACGGCCACGACGATGAGATCGGGATCATCATCGTCTGCGGCTGCGCGACCCGCGCCGTAGTCAATCGCGAGATGCAATTGCGAGGGAGACGCGTCGGCGAGTGCAACGTCGAGACCATTCGCGGTGAGCGCAAGGCCGAGACTTGCTCCGAGCAGCCCCGTTCCTACGACGCGCACGGTGACGTCGAGGCGCGAGCCATTTGTCGACGGGCCTCCAGGTGGTTGTGTCGGTGGGGTCACCGTGATTCTTCCTCCGCATTGGGCGCGGTGCGCGCCGACGGACCGGCGGCGCCTGCGTCGTATTCCTTCGCCGCAATCTCGCCGGTTACGTGCGCGTTGCGCGCGATTGTCAGAATGCCTCCCAGCTCGTCTTTCGACAGCTCGCGCATTTCGCCCGCGCGCAGCGTTCCCAGGTGAAGGGGCCCGAAGCTGCGCCGCACGAGATCAATGACAGGATGCCCTACCTCGGCCATCATGCGTCGCACAATGCGGTTGCGGCCCGAGTGGATTGTGAGCTCAACGAGCGTGAACTGCGTGCCGTGGGCGTCAAGCACCCGCACGGCGTCAACGGCGATGGGGCCATCGTCGAGCGTGATGCCAGATTTCAAAGCAGTGAGCGTGCGCGGTTCCACGGCCCCGCGAACCTTGGCGACGTAAGTTTTCGCGACGCCGAACGACGGGTGCGCGAGAACATGTGCGATTTCGCCGTCATTGGTGAGGATGAGCAGGCCCGATGTCTCAACGTCGAGGCGCCCGACGTTGAACAGCCGCTCGTCCAAATGCGAGGTGAATCGCGACAGATCGGGCCGCCCCTGCTCGTCGCGCATCGAGCTGACAATGCCACGCGGCTTGTTCAGCATGATGTAGCGCTTCGTCGTGTCGAGCTGCACTGCTCTGCCATCCACCGCCACCCGGTCGACGTCCGGGTCGATGCGTGTGCCCGGCACCGTGACGACGGCGCCGTTGACGCTGACGCGACCCTCGGCGATGTACTGCTCGCAGACGCGACGCGACGCCACTCCGGCTGCGGCAAGCACTTTCTGCAGGCGCACGCCCGCGGGCAGCACTGATGAATTATCGGACATCGTCGTCGAATCCCTCCGAGCCATCGGCGAGCAGTGGAGAGATTGGGGGCAGCTCGTCGAGCGAATTGATGCCGAGCTGTTGCAGCAGCAGATCGGTCGTGCCGTAGTTGATCGCCCCAGTCTCGCTATCGGTGAAGAGCTCGGTGACCAGCCCGCGCCCGACGAGAGTGCGCACAACAGAGTCGACGTTCACCGCGCGAATCGACGCGATCGCACCGCGAGAGATCGGCTGCTTGTACGCGATCACGGCGAGCGTTTCCAACGCAGCCTGCGAGAGCTTGCTCGGGTTCTGCTCCGACACATAGGCGGCGACAACGTCGTCATAGTCCTCGCGCACGTACATGCGCCAACCGCCGCCGACCTCACGCAGCTCAAAGCCACGCCGCACTCCCCCGCCTTCGCCGTCGTAGTCAGCGACAAGACGCTCGATCGTTGCCGAGACCTGCTTCACCGGAGTGCCGAGCGCCGTCGCGATGCCCATGACGCTCTGCGGCTCGTCTGCGACCATCAGGAGCGCTTCGATTGCGCGATCCATGTCGATGTCGGCGTCGATCACCGTTGCGGGCGCCGTTGCGTCAGCAGCATCCGTCATCTCGGTTGTTCCACTCTCTTTCTGCTCAACCGTCATAATCAGCTCCCAGGTGCGCGAGATTCTCTTCAGACCACTGCTCGCTCGTCCAGCGAAGCGTAAGCTCGCCCAATGGCTCCACCTGCTCGAACGAGAGCGCGGCGTGCCGGTACAGCTCGAGCACCGCAATGAAGCGCGCGACGATCACGCCCTTCTCACCGGCGCCGGCGATCAGCTGTCGAAATGTTACCGGTTCGCCGACGCGCAGTATTCCCACGATATAGGCAGCCTGCTCGCGAATGCTGATCAGCGGTGCGTGCAGATGGTCAAGACCCACGACTGGAATCTCTTTCGGCGTGAACGCCAACGTCGCCAGCGCTGCAAAATCATCGAGCGTGAGCGTCCAGACGAGCTCGGGCGTGCGCGTGCGGTACTTCTGCTCAAGCCGAACGGTTCGCGGGTGTCGAGAAGCCTCACCATCGAACGTGTCAGAGAACCAGGTGGATGCTTCCTTGAAGGCCCGGTATTGCAGCAGGCGTGCGAACAGCAGGTCGCGGGCCTCGAGAAGCGCAACATCTTCGGCATCGACGAGTTCTCCCTGCGGAAGCAGGCCGGCGATCTTCAGGTCGAGAAGCGTCGCGGCCACGACAAGGAACTCCGATGCTTGATCAAGTTCTTTCTCCGTCTCCACGTCACGGAGGTAGGCGATGAACTCGTCAGTGACGCGGGAGAGCGACACCTCGGTGATGTCGAGCTCGTGTTTTGCGATCAGCGAAAGAAGAAGGTCAAAGGGCCCCTCGAAGTTGCTCAGCGCAACGCGAAATCCGCCTTGCTCGTTCGCCGGCTCGGAGTCGGCGACGAGCTCAGGAGTCGGCGTGGCGCCGTCACGCGACGGCGCCACGTGCAACCAGCTCCCTCGCGAGCTGACGGTAGGCCTTCGCGGCATTGTGCTCGGGAGCGAATTCGGTGATCGGCACACCTGCCACCGAGGCATCGGGGAACTTCACAGTTCGCCCGATCACTGTCTCGAGAACGTCGTCACCGAAAGCCTCGACCACGCGATCGAGCACCTCACGTGAGTGAAGCGTGCGCGCGTCGAACATGGTGGCGACGATCCCATCGAGCTGAAGCGCCGGGTTCAAGCGGTCCTTCACCTTCTCGATCGTCTCGATGAGCAGGGCAACGCCGCGCAGGGCAAAGAACTCGCACTCGAGCGGAATCAGCACACCGTGCGCTGCGGTGAGCGCGTTGACAGTCAGGAGGCCAAGCGATGGCTGGCAGTCAATGAGCACGACGTCGTAGTCGCTGGATACGCTGCGAAGAACACGAGCGAGAATCTGCTCGCGGGCGACTTCGCCGACCAGGTGCACTTCGGCTGCAGACAGGTCGATGTTCGCCGGGATCACGTCGAGTCCCTCGACGTTTGTCGATTTAATCGCGTCATGCGCGTCTGTTTTGCTCGACAGCAGCAGATCGTAGATTGTCAGGTCGTCGTGCGTCGCGACGCCAAGCCCCGCGGACAGCGCGCCCTGCGGGTCGAAGTCGACGCAGAGCACCTTGCGACCATATGCAGCCAGCGCCGCACCGACGCTGATTGTCGTCGTTGTCTTGCCGACGCCGCCCTTCTGATTGCACAGGGCGATGACGCGTGCGGGGCCGTGCCCCTTGAGCGGTGCCGGCTCCGCAAACTCGCTGCGCGGGCGACCCGTGGGTCCGAGCTCCGTGTGCGATGTGTCTGCCGCGGCCGCGGTGTTGTCGATTGTGGCCACTGCCTGCCTCATTCCCCGAGTCTCGTTCTATGGTCGTGCTCGATTGTACCGGCGTGGGTTCTGTTCGCCGCGCAGGCGTGCGGGCGCTACGAATCTGCGCGAGCTCGCGGATGCGACTGCGTATACATGTCACGCAGAGTATCGGCCGTCACGAGCGTGTAGATCTGCGTCGTCGCCACCGACGAGTGCCCCAGCAGCTCCTGCACGACGCGCACGTCCGCTCCTCCTTGCAACAGGTGGGTTGCAAACGAATGCCGAAGCGTGTGCGGCGACACGTGCTCGGCGAGCCCGGCCCGCTCGGCAGCGGCCTTGATGATCAGCCAGGCGTTCTGACGCGACACCCGTTGCCCACGCAGGCCGAGAAACAGTGCGGGCGTCGCTGCTCCCCGAGCCGAGAGGGCCGGACGAACCCGCACGAGGTACTCGTCGAGAGCCGTGCGCGCGTAGCTTCCGATCGGCACGATGCGCTGCTTGTTGCCCTTTCCGGTCAGCCGCACGATGTCGGTGTCGACGACGTCGTCGACGTTGAGCGAGCACACTTCTGAGACGCGTGCGCCGGTCGCATAGAGAAGTTCGAGCAGGGCACGGTCCCTGATGGCCTGCGGTGCATCACCGGATGCTGTCGCCAGCAGAGCTTCGACCTGCGCGATCGTTATTGCCTTCGGCAGTCTGTCTTGCTGCTTCGGAGGTTTGACGTCCTTCGCCACGTCGATGGTGACAACCGCCTCTTCGAGCAGAAACCGATGGAGGCTCCGCACTGACGACAGCGAGCGAGCGATCGATGTCGGCGACAGCTTCTTCTCGTCGTTCTGAGCGAGGCTGCGCAGAAATGCCGTGACGTGCACACCGGTGACCTCTGAGAACTCGCCGAGGCCGTTCTCGTCGAGCCATTCGCGGTAGCGCGCGAGGTCACGCGTGTAGGCAGAGACCGTGTTCTCGGCGAGGCCTCGCTCGATGCGCACGTGTCTCAGAAACGTGTCGATCGAACGTTCGAGGCTCATTCCGCTGTGCCGCGCTGACGAAGCCGCGGCCAGTCGGCATCGGCTGCCCCGAGTCCCGTCCAGCCGCGTTCTCCGGCGATGTATGCAGACAGCACACCGGTGACGAGTGACGGGTTCTGAACGGCGCGCGCGCGAACAGCATCCGTGATCTCGTCAAGGCTGACCCAGCGCTTTTCGATATCGGCTTCTTCTGCCTCGCGGTCGAATCTCTCGGGCAGGGCGGTGACGCCTCGCGCCAGGTAAATGCGAATTGCCTCGTCGCTTGAACCCGGCGATGTGTAGAACTCCGAGAGCACCGCCCATTCGGCCGCTTCGACATCTGCCTCTTCGGCGAGCTCGCGTTTCGCCGCGTCGAGCGGATGCTCGGCGTCGATGTCGAGGAGTCCGGCAGGGATCTCCCACAGCCGGGCACGAACAGGGTGCCGGTACTGGTTGATCAGCAGCACCCGATCCTGCTCGTCGAGAGCGAGAATCGCGACGGCGCCGGTGTGATCCATGTACTCACGCGTGATTGACTCATCGTTCAGCTGAAACGTGTCTCGCCTGATATCCCAGACGCGCCCGCTGAAGGCGACGTCGCTCGATTCGAGCTCCGCTGAGCCGCTTTCGTCGCGCAGCGCACGCACCGCGCTCGTCACGCGCTTTCCGTCACTTCGTCGTCAAACAGCAGGCTCGCCTTGTGCCTGTCGAGGGCTGCCGCGACGAGCCCAGCGAAGAGCGGGTGGGCGTCTGTGGGCCGTGAACGCAGCTCGGGGTGTGCCTGCGTGGCAACGTAGAACGGGTGAACTGCGCGCGGAAGCTCCACGTACTCGACAAGGCCGCCATCGGGTGACGTGCCCGAAAACACGAGCCCTGCCTCCGAGATGCGGTCGCGATATGCATTGTTCACCTCATAACGGTGACGGTGGCGCTCAGACACCTCGTCGGCGCCATAGAGCTCGTTCACGATCGAACCGTCCGCAAGTACCGCGGGGTACATTCCGAGGCGCATGGTGCCGCCGAGGTCGCCCTCGGCAATGATGTCGACTTGCTCCGCCATCGTCGCGATGACCGGATGCTGCGTCCCTGCATCGAATTCCGTCGAGCTTGCGCCAACGAGCCCTGCTTCGCTGCGTGCATACTCAATCACCATGCACTGCAGCCCGAGGCACAGTCCAAGGGTCGGGATGCCGTTGGTCCGCGCATAGGTGAGAGCACCGAGCTTTCCCTCGATGCCGCGAATGCCGAACCCGCCCGGAACACAGATGCCATCCACGCCGGCGAGGGCCCTCGCCGCACCCTCCGGCGTCTCACACTCGTCTGACGGAATCCACGTGAGCGACACATGCGTCTTGTGGGCGAACCCGCCGGCCTTGATGGCCTCGGTGACGGACAGATAGGCATCGGGAAGGTCGATGTACTTGCCGACGATGCCGATCGTCACTTCGTCTTTCGGATCGTGCACGGCATCGAGCACCGTGTTCCAGCGCGTCCAGTCGACGTCGCCAGCGCTCAGACCGAGAGCGTTCATGATGTATGCGTCGAGTCCCTGGGCGTGCAGGGTCGACGGAATCTCGTAGATCGACGGCACGTCGACGGTGTTCACGACGGCACGCTCGTCGACGTCGCACATGAGTGCGATCTTGCGCTTGTTGCTTTCTGTGACGGGCCGGTCGCTGCGCAGCACGAGGGCATCGGGCTGAATGCCGATGGAGCGCAGCGCAGCAACCGAGTGCTGCGTCGGCTTGGTCTTCTGCTCCCCAGAGGCGCCCATGAACGGCACAAGCGATACGTGAACGAAGAAGACGCTGTCGCGACCGAGTTCGTGACGCACCTGACGGGCCGCTTCAATGAACGGCTGCGACTCGATGTCGCCGATCGTTCCGCCCACTTCGGTGATGATGACGTCGGGCTTCGGAGATTCCGTCGCCTGCAGACGCATCCGTCGTTTGATCTCGTCTGTGATGTGCGGAATCACCTGCACGGTGTCGCCGAGGTATTCGCCGCGGCGCTCCTTCTGGATCACCGTCGAATACACCTGACCCGTTGTCACGTTCGCTGCCTGGGTCAGATTGATATCGAGAAAACGCTCGTAGTGCCCGATGTCGAGGTCGGTCTCGGCACCGTCGTCGGTGACGAACACTTCCCCGTGCTGAAACGGGTTCATCGTTCCCGGATCCACGTTCAGATACGGGTCGAGCTTCTGCATCACAACTCGAAGACCGCGTGCGGTGAGAAGGTTGCCGAGGCTTGCCGCCGTCAGGCCCTTGCCCAAAGAAGAAACGACACCACCAGTCACAAAAATGTGCTTCGTCGTGTCGTGAGAGATACCCGTTTCAGAAATGTTCGCCACGGGCTTTTATCCTACCATCTTCGTTCTCTGCCGAGCGAGCTCAAGCAGCTCTTCGGCGTGGGCGCGTCCAGAATCACTGTCGGCGAGCCCCGACAGAAGCCGCGTCATCTCGGCCGTTCGAGCGTCGCCTTCCAGGCGCGTGACGCTCGATGCTGTCACGAAACCGTCGCTCTCTTTCACAACAGTGAGGTGGTTCGACGCGAATGCGGCGACCTGTGCCAGGTGGGTGACGACAATCACCTGGGCGTGTCGCGCGAGCTGAGCGAGGCGACGGCCGATCTCGATTGCGGCTGCTCCGCCGACACCGGCGTCCACCTCGTCGAAGACGTAGGTGGGAACCGGATCGGCTGCCGAGATCACCACCTCGATCGCCAGCATC contains these protein-coding regions:
- a CDS encoding prephenate dehydrogenase, giving the protein MTPPTQPPGGPSTNGSRLDVTVRVVGTGLLGASLGLALTANGLDVALADASPSQLHLAIDYGAGRAAADDDDPDLIVVAVPPDVVADVVAMELARYPRAVVTDVASVKTAPYLDLKARGLDLSLYIGSHPMAGRERGGAISARADLFAGRPWVICRDKWTPRHALAVIEDLALDVGATPIEMTPDQHDEAVGLVSHVPQLVSSLLAARLVDAPDAALRLTGQGLRDTVRIASSAPELWVQILGANSAPVAEVLTSLRSDLDAIITALHNPDAVGARRRIADSIAAGNVGVARLPGKHGQDRRFAQIVVMVDDTPGQLGRLLTELGEINVNMEDLRLEHSPGTAVGLAEISVLPEVKQRTIDDLEVRGWRIASV
- a CDS encoding pseudouridine synthase, whose product is MSDNSSVLPAGVRLQKVLAAAGVASRRVCEQYIAEGRVSVNGAVVTVPGTRIDPDVDRVAVDGRAVQLDTTKRYIMLNKPRGIVSSMRDEQGRPDLSRFTSHLDERLFNVGRLDVETSGLLILTNDGEIAHVLAHPSFGVAKTYVAKVRGAVEPRTLTALKSGITLDDGPIAVDAVRVLDAHGTQFTLVELTIHSGRNRIVRRMMAEVGHPVIDLVRRSFGPLHLGTLRAGEMRELSKDELGGILTIARNAHVTGEIAAKEYDAGAAGPSARTAPNAEEESR
- the scpB gene encoding SMC-Scp complex subunit ScpB; this encodes MTVEQKESGTTEMTDAADATAPATVIDADIDMDRAIEALLMVADEPQSVMGIATALGTPVKQVSATIERLVADYDGEGGGVRRGFELREVGGGWRMYVREDYDDVVAAYVSEQNPSKLSQAALETLAVIAYKQPISRGAIASIRAVNVDSVVRTLVGRGLVTELFTDSETGAINYGTTDLLLQQLGINSLDELPPISPLLADGSEGFDDDVR
- a CDS encoding segregation and condensation protein A, which gives rise to MAPSRDGATPTPELVADSEPANEQGGFRVALSNFEGPFDLLLSLIAKHELDITEVSLSRVTDEFIAYLRDVETEKELDQASEFLVVAATLLDLKIAGLLPQGELVDAEDVALLEARDLLFARLLQYRAFKEASTWFSDTFDGEASRHPRTVRLEQKYRTRTPELVWTLTLDDFAALATLAFTPKEIPVVGLDHLHAPLISIREQAAYIVGILRVGEPVTFRQLIAGAGEKGVIVARFIAVLELYRHAALSFEQVEPLGELTLRWTSEQWSEENLAHLGADYDG
- a CDS encoding ParA family protein, yielding MRQAVATIDNTAAAADTSHTELGPTGRPRSEFAEPAPLKGHGPARVIALCNQKGGVGKTTTTISVGAALAAYGRKVLCVDFDPQGALSAGLGVATHDDLTIYDLLLSSKTDAHDAIKSTNVEGLDVIPANIDLSAAEVHLVGEVAREQILARVLRSVSSDYDVVLIDCQPSLGLLTVNALTAAHGVLIPLECEFFALRGVALLIETIEKVKDRLNPALQLDGIVATMFDARTLHSREVLDRVVEAFGDDVLETVIGRTVKFPDASVAGVPITEFAPEHNAAKAYRQLARELVARGAVA
- the xerD gene encoding site-specific tyrosine recombinase XerD produces the protein MSLERSIDTFLRHVRIERGLAENTVSAYTRDLARYREWLDENGLGEFSEVTGVHVTAFLRSLAQNDEKKLSPTSIARSLSSVRSLHRFLLEEAVVTIDVAKDVKPPKQQDRLPKAITIAQVEALLATASGDAPQAIRDRALLELLYATGARVSEVCSLNVDDVVDTDIVRLTGKGNKQRIVPIGSYARTALDEYLVRVRPALSARGAATPALFLGLRGQRVSRQNAWLIIKAAAERAGLAEHVSPHTLRHSFATHLLQGGADVRVVQELLGHSSVATTQIYTLVTADTLRDMYTQSHPRARADS
- a CDS encoding NUDIX domain-containing protein → MTSAVRALRDESGSAELESSDVAFSGRVWDIRRDTFQLNDESITREYMDHTGAVAILALDEQDRVLLINQYRHPVRARLWEIPAGLLDIDAEHPLDAAKRELAEEADVEAAEWAVLSEFYTSPGSSDEAIRIYLARGVTALPERFDREAEEADIEKRWVSLDEITDAVRARAVQNPSLVTGVLSAYIAGERGWTGLGAADADWPRLRQRGTAE
- a CDS encoding CTP synthase yields the protein MANISETGISHDTTKHIFVTGGVVSSLGKGLTAASLGNLLTARGLRVVMQKLDPYLNVDPGTMNPFQHGEVFVTDDGAETDLDIGHYERFLDINLTQAANVTTGQVYSTVIQKERRGEYLGDTVQVIPHITDEIKRRMRLQATESPKPDVIITEVGGTIGDIESQPFIEAARQVRHELGRDSVFFVHVSLVPFMGASGEQKTKPTQHSVAALRSIGIQPDALVLRSDRPVTESNKRKIALMCDVDERAVVNTVDVPSIYEIPSTLHAQGLDAYIMNALGLSAGDVDWTRWNTVLDAVHDPKDEVTIGIVGKYIDLPDAYLSVTEAIKAGGFAHKTHVSLTWIPSDECETPEGAARALAGVDGICVPGGFGIRGIEGKLGALTYARTNGIPTLGLCLGLQCMVIEYARSEAGLVGASSTEFDAGTQHPVIATMAEQVDIIAEGDLGGTMRLGMYPAVLADGSIVNELYGADEVSERHRHRYEVNNAYRDRISEAGLVFSGTSPDGGLVEYVELPRAVHPFYVATQAHPELRSRPTDAHPLFAGLVAAALDRHKASLLFDDEVTESA